Below is a window of Streptomyces sp. ITFR-16 DNA.
CCCTGCGCTCGGCCGCCGCGAGGGCGGACATCTCCGCGAGGTCGATCTCCTCCAGGAGCTTGGCGCGGTAGACCCCGACCAGCCGACTCTCCTCGCTCATCCCGCTCGTCGGCTCGGGACTGGTGATGCGCGCCCGCAGGCTCATGTGCTCAACTCCTTCGAGTGGTACGGCGGTTCCGGGTCAGTCGCTCGGCATGGTGGCGCTCTTCTCGACCGGCCCGAAACGGAACATCGGCAGCAGGCTGGGGATCTTCACCTTCACCTTCACGGTCACCGAGTCGTAGCCGGACCTGGAGTCGACGGTCGCCCCGTCGGCCAGCCAGCCGCTCATGGACTCGCGGGCGACCTCGCCCGCGCGGTGGTCCTGGTTCCCGTCCGAGGCGACCCGGGCCGCCGCACGCGCCGCCGTGCCCGCCTGCTGGGCGGCGTAGACCGCTATGCCCAGCTGGACCACGGCCAGTGCGACGACGAGGAGGAGGGTGAGCACCCCCACGTACTCGATGACGGTCTGGCCGTCCTGGCGCCGGGCGGTCCGCCGCCGCGGGTGCGTCACCACCATGAGGTCCGCCCCTCGTTCTTGGCCTTGGCCTCGCCCGTCGCGTGCCACGGCAGGTTGAACGCCCCCGGGAACAGGAGCGGCACATCGATCCTGACCTTGACGGTGACCATCTCGCTGAACCGGTCGCCGCAGCGTTCGACGCGGGTCTTCCAGGCGCCGGGCACGTCCTCGCGGACGGCCTGCTCGCAGGCCAGGCGCTGGCTGACGCCGGCGACCGCCGCCGCCCTGACCGCCTTGTCCGCGGCGTTCCCGGCGAGGATGTACGTGTAGCAGACCATCCCGGCCTGCCAGAGCAGCGCCAGGGTGATCAGGATCAGCGGCAGGGTGCCGACGAACTCGATCGCCGTCTGGCCCCGGTCGCGGCGCCCTCCGGCGCGGCGCGGCCGGGCCGCGCTATCCGTCCCTGACGGTGGCCGGTCCGCTCGGTGCGCTCGTAGAAGGTTCATGACTCAACGCTCCCCCTCGGCTCTCTCAGCTCTCTCGGCTTCACTCGCGTCGTTCGCCGCCGCCCTGCCCGCCGCACCGGTGCCGGTCATTTCGACCGTCCCCGACGGCCGCCGACGGAGCCGCGGTCTCCCTTGAACCTGCCCTGCTTGGTGGTGACTTCCGCGCTCTTCACCAGACCGAGATCTCCGGCGAGGCCCCAGAGGGCCTGCTTCACCGTGGACTTGGCCTCCAGGTCCTGCAGGCGGCCGGCGTCCACCACCGCCTGCAGCTCCTTGAAGTTGGCCGGGATCGCGATCCGCGCCACCTTGGTGGACGTGATCCGCTCGATCAGCGGCGGCTGGATCTCCGTGTTGCGGATGAAGCGGTTGACGACCGTGACGGTCTCCTCGGCCTTGCGGACCTGGAGCCGGTCCCAGAGCCTGACCATGCGCTTGGCCGCGCGGACGGTGATCACGTCCGGGGTGGTGATCAGCAGCGTCCGGTCGGCCATCTCGATGGCCGCGGCGTTGGCCGCGTTCATGTGCGTACCGCAGTCGATGACGACGATCTCGAAGCGGTGCCGCAGGGCGCTGATGGTCTGGCGCACGACCCGCTCGCTGACGTCCTCGCCGCGCTCCCCCTCGCCCGGGGCGAGCAGCAGGGCGAGGCCGGACTCGTGGTTGTACAGGGCGTCCTGGAGGACGCGCGGCGAGATGTCCTGGATGGTGGAGAGGTCCACGATCGACCGGCGGAACTGTACGTCGAGGTAGGAGGCAACGTCCCCCGACTGGAGGTCGAGGTCGGCGAGCGCGACGGTGTGACCGGATGCCGCGGCCGCGAGGGCCAGCTGCACGGCGGTGACGGTGGTGCCGACACCGCCCTTCGCCCCGCTGACCGTGACCACGGTGCCGCCGGGGCCGGTGAAGACCTCGGGACCCGCCCCGAGGTGGCGGCGGACCCCGACGGACCAGCCGGCGGCGGCCTGGACGCGCTGGGCCAGTTCCTCGTACGAGAGGGGCAGGCCGACCAGGCCGCGGGCTCCGGAGTCCATGGCCGCCGAGTAGAGCCCCGGGCCCGTGTCCGCGGTGACGAGCACGACCCCGACCGCAGGGAAGCGCAGGGCCACCTCCCGGATCAGCTCAAGGGCCGGTACCGGGCCGATCCTCTCGTGCACCAGCACGACCTCGGGCAGCTCGTCCAGCGACTCGGCGGCGAGCCGGGCCAGGGTGTCGAGCAGTGAGGTCGAGTCGCCCAGGGGCCCGGCGGGCTCCGCGTCGGGGAGCTGGCTGAGCAGGGTGGTGATGGATCGGGCGGCGTCCGCGTCACCGACCGCCGGGAGGATTCGAGTGCTCATCCGGTCCTCACTTGTTCTTGTCTTCGTCGAGGCTGTAGCTGCCCTCGCCCGGACGGAGCGTGGTCGGGCTGTCGTCGGGCAGCAGGGCGAGGCGGACGTGCTCGGCGAAGGACTCAGCGTAGGCGACCCGCTGGGCGTCGGTGGTGTTCAGGGCGAAGGTGATCGGCACCGCCTCGGTGGGTCCTGTGGCGTTGCCGTCCCTCTTCGGCTCCAGGGAGGTCAGCTGACCGACGTCGATGACCTTGGCGTTCGGCACGATCACGCGCGAGGTGGGCTTGTCCTTGTCCGTCTGCCCCGCGAACGTCGCGTAGATGTTGACCAGGTTGCCCGGCCTGATCTTGCCGGCGACGCCGGTCGCCGCGTCGATCATGATGGCTATCTCCTGCTGCCCGTTCTCCAGCCGGGGCCGCGTGACGAACATGTCGTCCTGGAGCAGCGAGCCCTTGTGGAGTTCGGTGACCGCGATCTTGCCGTTGAGGACCGAGAGGTCGGTGACCGCGTTCTTGGAGAGCCAGCGCTTGGGCATCGTGACCTTCTCGAACTGCCCCGGATCCAGGGCCCCGTAGGGCGCGATATCCGATTTGACCTGATAGGCGGCCACTTCCGGGCCGACCTTCGAGTTCACATCACTGATCACCGAGAGCACGCCGGCGAAGGCCGCGAAGGCGCAGAGGACGGAGAGGAGGAGAAGGATGACGCCTCGGCGTTGCCGTGAATTCATGAGGGGAGCAACCTCGTTGGGTGATGTGGGCCGACGAGCGGACAGAGAGGCGGAGCGGGGACGGGCTGTCGCTGATCACGGTGAGCTGCGGGCCCGCACGGGGCGGGCCGGCACGTCGCGCTGTCCGCCGGGCTGTGGGTGCAGCCGTGGAGCGCCGCGGCCGTGGTGCTCCACGGCCTCCGGCGCACGGGTCCTCATGGACTGAGGACAGCGGAACCGTGAGTTAGGTTCTCCGGCGGTTTCAGCGGGGCGTTGCACAGGCCGCAGCGGTCGCCGATGAGTTCGTTTCCGCACCAGGTACAGACCTCTCTGCGAACCGAAGAAACCAATTGATAAATCAGCGAAATATCAGGCAGGAAGGCGGCAAATTCGATCAGTTTCGAAGTACCCCACCAACCGGCCGAATAAGCGGGCAGCGCGACCTCGTGTACCGCCTGCACCTGCCAGGCGGGGGCGACGGTCTCCGTCACCCAGTCCGACTGCAGCTGCCCCTTCGCCACCAGCAGGTGGGTGCCGAACTCGGGTCCGGTCAGCTCGCCCGTACCGATCTTGACCAGCTGCGGCTCCGGGTTGGCCAGCACCCCGAACTGGGAGCCGGGGACCCATGACTTGGCGTGGGCCTTGAGGGTGACCGGCACCCGGTCGAGCTTGGTCACCGAGTTGAGCAGGGCCCCGGAGTGGATGTAGTGGGAGAGCAGCCTGGCCGCGGAGGCGACCACCCCGGCGCTGAAGTCGCAGATGGACAACTGGCGCAGCTGGCGGACCAGTACGGCCACTCCCAGCGGGGGCAGATCCACCTTGAGCAAGGCGATGCGGTCGCTCTCGAGCATGGAGCGGATGGTGTGCAGCCGCCGCTCGTGCGCGCCCGCGATGCTCGACGGATAGACGGCGATGACATAGCCGTGCTGCTCCAGGAGCAGTTGCATGTCGCCGAGCGCCTGCTCCAGCGGCTGGTCACCGGGGGCGTGCAGCAGTACGGCCGTGGGCGTCTGCTGATCCGTGGGCGGCAGCACGAGGTCAGCACTGGTCACTGCTATGGCTGTCGGCACGCTGTTCCCCGTTCGGCTCCGGCCGCCGCGTACCGCCGGCCGCAATCGCTCCTGCCAAGTGGTTTCACTCGGACGCTCCCGCCTCAGCACTTTATCCACGTCGTACAAGGCAGAGAACACCCTCAAGGGCCCAGTAGAACAGGGTTCATGTACCCACCACACGGCGTTCGCCAGACAAACTGCCACAAGTGAACGGTCGTTAGTTTCCGTAGTATTCGCACATCCGCCCGGACCCACCACGGGAATTCATGATCCTCTTTGCGAGAGCGCACGCCGGGAGGGCGGAATCACCCCCTCCGCCGGGCGCCGCCGCACCCGACGGGCCCAACGGCGGCTCTGGGCCCGGATTAGGGCCCCCGGGCCCAGAGCCGCCGGCACGGGCCCCCGGGGCACACCCGTCGGCGGCTCGATGCCCCTGGTCAGGGGGCCCGTCGGGACCGGACATCGCCAGAGGTCTTGACAACTTGATTGGTCTGGACCAGTTTTAGCGCCCAGCGGTGGCCACCGTTCCCCGATTCCACACCCCCGACATCCCCGTGTCGTCCCCCCTTCACGACTCCCCTTCACGACTCCCCCGACTCCCCCCGGAGGCAGCAAGTGGAACGTTCCCCCGCATCCCGCCGCAGAAGACGCCACACCCGCCCCGTCCTGGGCTCCGCCATGGCCGTCGTGGCCGCCGGCGCGCTGACCGTCACCGGCCTCGTCAGCAGCGCCGAGGCCGCGGACGTCAACGTCGCCAAGAACGCCGGCTTCGAGTCCGGCCTCGCCAACTGGACCTGTTCCGCCGGTTCAGGCGCCACCGTCTCCTCCCCCGTGCACGGCGGCACCTCGGCCCTCAAGGCCACCCCGGCCGGCCAGGACAACGCCCAGTGCACGCAGACCGTCGCGGTGAAGCCCAACTCCACGTACGCGCTCAGCTCCTGGGTGCAGGGCGGCTACGCCTACCTGGGCGCCACCGGCACCGGCACCACCGACGTCTCCACCTGGACCCCGGGCTCCAGCAGCTGGTCCCAGCTCACCACCAGCTTCAAGACCGGGCCCAACACCACCTCGGTCACGGTGTACACGCACGGCTGGTACGGCCAGGCCGCCTACTTCGTCGACGACGTCTCGGTCACCGGCCCCGACGGCGGCGGCGGGACCGACCCCGGTCCGGCCATCCCCGCGGCCCCGGCCGGACTCGCGGTCGGCGCGACCACGTCCTCGTCCGTCGCCCTGTCCTGGAACGCGGTGTCCGGCGCGACCGGCTACACCGTCTACAAGGACGGCGTAAAGGCCACCACCTCCACCGGTACCTCGGCGACGGTCACCGGGCTCTCCGCCGACACGGCCTACCAGTTCGCCGTGAGCGCCACCAACGCGGCCGGCGAGTCGGTCAAGTCCGCCGCGGTCAGCGGCCGTACGGCCACCTCCGGCACCGGCAACCCCAACCCCGGCACCTCCGTGCCCAAGCACGCGGTCACCGGCTACTGGCAGAACTTCAACAACG
It encodes the following:
- a CDS encoding AAA family ATPase — encoded protein: MSTRILPAVGDADAARSITTLLSQLPDAEPAGPLGDSTSLLDTLARLAAESLDELPEVVLVHERIGPVPALELIREVALRFPAVGVVLVTADTGPGLYSAAMDSGARGLVGLPLSYEELAQRVQAAAGWSVGVRRHLGAGPEVFTGPGGTVVTVSGAKGGVGTTVTAVQLALAAAASGHTVALADLDLQSGDVASYLDVQFRRSIVDLSTIQDISPRVLQDALYNHESGLALLLAPGEGERGEDVSERVVRQTISALRHRFEIVVIDCGTHMNAANAAAIEMADRTLLITTPDVITVRAAKRMVRLWDRLQVRKAEETVTVVNRFIRNTEIQPPLIERITSTKVARIAIPANFKELQAVVDAGRLQDLEAKSTVKQALWGLAGDLGLVKSAEVTTKQGRFKGDRGSVGGRRGRSK
- a CDS encoding glycoside hydrolase family 18 protein; this translates as MERSPASRRRRRHTRPVLGSAMAVVAAGALTVTGLVSSAEAADVNVAKNAGFESGLANWTCSAGSGATVSSPVHGGTSALKATPAGQDNAQCTQTVAVKPNSTYALSSWVQGGYAYLGATGTGTTDVSTWTPGSSSWSQLTTSFKTGPNTTSVTVYTHGWYGQAAYFVDDVSVTGPDGGGGTDPGPAIPAAPAGLAVGATTSSSVALSWNAVSGATGYTVYKDGVKATTSTGTSATVTGLSADTAYQFAVSATNAAGESVKSAAVSGRTATSGTGNPNPGTSVPKHAVTGYWQNFNNGATVQKLSDVPANYDIIAVSFADATATPGAVTFNLDSAGLNGYTVDQFKADIKAKQAAGKNVIISVGGEKGSVSVNSDASATNFANSVYSLIQEYGFNGVDIDLENGLNSTYMTKALRSLSQKAGSGLVITMAPQTIDMQSTSGEYFKTALGIKDILTVVNMQYYNSGSMLGCDGKVYSQGSVDFLTALACIQLEGGLDPSQVGLGVPASTSGAGSGYVAPSVVNAALDCLAKGTGCGSFKPSKTYPGLRGAMTWSTNWDAKSGNAWSNAVGPHVHGLP
- a CDS encoding pilus assembly protein, whose amino-acid sequence is MNLLRAHRADRPPSGTDSAARPRRAGGRRDRGQTAIEFVGTLPLILITLALLWQAGMVCYTYILAGNAADKAVRAAAVAGVSQRLACEQAVREDVPGAWKTRVERCGDRFSEMVTVKVRIDVPLLFPGAFNLPWHATGEAKAKNEGRTSWW
- the cpaB gene encoding Flp pilus assembly protein CpaB: MNSRQRRGVILLLLSVLCAFAAFAGVLSVISDVNSKVGPEVAAYQVKSDIAPYGALDPGQFEKVTMPKRWLSKNAVTDLSVLNGKIAVTELHKGSLLQDDMFVTRPRLENGQQEIAIMIDAATGVAGKIRPGNLVNIYATFAGQTDKDKPTSRVIVPNAKVIDVGQLTSLEPKRDGNATGPTEAVPITFALNTTDAQRVAYAESFAEHVRLALLPDDSPTTLRPGEGSYSLDEDKNK
- a CDS encoding TadE/TadG family type IV pilus assembly protein produces the protein MVVTHPRRRTARRQDGQTVIEYVGVLTLLLVVALAVVQLGIAVYAAQQAGTAARAAARVASDGNQDHRAGEVARESMSGWLADGATVDSRSGYDSVTVKVKVKIPSLLPMFRFGPVEKSATMPSD